A window of Streptomyces sp. NBC_01142 genomic DNA:
CGGCCCCCGGCCCGAGTTCCACCGGACCAACCCGAGCCTCCCGCGCCAACTCCGGGCTTCTCCCGCAGCCCGGACACCCGCGGTAGAGGACCGGCTCGGCCGGCGGCTCCGGGGGGAGCGCGTCGTCGGTCGAGTCAGGTTGGGCCCTCGACTCCCCCGGTTCGACTCCCCCGGATCCTCCGGATTCCGGGATGTCCTCTGCGGCTCACTTGTCGGCGACCCCGGTCAGATACGCCGACACCACCACGTTCGCGGTGTAGGTACGCGTCGCGCGGTCGTATGCGCCGCCGCAGGTGATCAGCCGCAGCTCCGCGCGTCCTTCCTCGCGCGGGCCGTAGACCTTCTCGGCGTCGAAGTGGCTCCGGTCGAAGACCTGGACATCGTCGATGGTGAACTCGGCGACCGAGCCGTCGGCCTTGGTCACGCGGACCTTCTCGCCGGGCCGGGCGGCGCTCAGACCGTAGAAGACGGCCGGTTTCGTCTTGGTGTCGACGTGGCCGACCATCAGGGCCGCACCCTTCGCACCCGGCAGGGCACCCTCGTCGTACCAGCCGACGCTCTGCGGCATTGCGTACGGAGGCGGGTCGATCGCGCCCGTGTCATCCAGTCCGCGGGGGACGACCGGGGCGGTGATGCCTATCGAGGGAATGTCCACGCGGTGCGGCGCGGCCACCGCCTCCAGCGGGTCGTGGGCGGGCGGCAGGGGCACGCCCAGGGGGCGGCCGACGGCCGCGACATCGCCCGTGGTGGGCGCGGAGTTGCCCGTGGGGCCTTCGGTGACCTCGCGGCCCCACATCCACAGGCCTACCAGCAGTACCGCCCAGGCCACTCCGGTGAACAGCCGGCCGGTACCGGCCGGGCGATCGGCGGAGGTCATGTCAATCAGCATCCGTCCGGCGGCGGCGCGCGCTGCGGAAGGCCACGGCGACCGCGGCCACACCCGCGAGAAGCAGGCCGATCACGGTGTGCGGGGTTCCTGGGCCCCGGTTCTCCTGCACCGCGTGCTCGGCGGCGAGAGAGGCGGTGCCACCACCGCCCGCCTGCACCGGGGCGACGGGGCTCGCGTGGTCCTGGTCGGCCGGCTGGGCCGCCTGGTCGTGCTCGTCCCGCGCCTCCGGCTCGGCATGCCCGGCCTGCCCGTCAGAGGGCGGCTTCAGCTCAGCCTGCCCGCCCTGCTCGTCGGAGGGCTTCTGCTCGTCCGGCCCGCCCTGCTCGGCCTGCCCGTCAGAGGGTTTCTGCTCGTCCGGGGAGCTGGGTTCGTCCGCCCCGTCCGGCTTCTTCTCGTCGACGACCCGGACCTTGCCCGACGCCGGGTGGTCACGGCCGTCGCAGGTGATGTCGAGGTCGTACGTGCCGACGACCATGGCCGTCTTGACGGTCGTGTCACCGAACAGCTGTTTGTCACCACCGTCCTGGCGCGACAGCTCGGCGGCCGCGACGAAGACCCGGGACTTCACGGCGCCCGTCGTGCCGGTACAGCCCGAGACGTGGACCTTCACGCTGCCCCCAGGGGCAACGGAGGACGGGACGACCTCGGCCTTGACGGAGTCATCGGCGTACGCGGCCGTGGCGGCGGGCGCCAGGACGAGTACGGTGGCCGCTCCTGCGGCACGGAGAGCAATCAAGCCTGAACGCATCGTGAACCTCCTGATAGAGAAAGATTCACGCGCGCCGGGCGTTTCCGCATCCGCAGGAGCGGTTCAGTCGGCCGTACGGGCCCCTGACGTGCTCAAATGCGATCGACGAGATCCGCAATCGAGTCGACGACCGTGGAGGGACGGAAGGGATACCGGTCGACCTGGTCGGGCCCGGTGAGCCCGGTGAGCACCAGAAACGTCTCCATACCCGCTTCCAGGCCCGCCAGCACGTCGGTGTCCATCCGGTCGCCGATCATCGCGCTGGTCTCGGAGTGGGCACCGATGGCGTTCAGCCCGGTCCGCATCATCAGCGGGTTCGGCTTGCCCGCGAAGTACGGGTCCCTGCCGGTCGCCTTGGTGATCAGCGCGGCGACGGAGCCGGTGGCGGGCAGCGGACCCTCGGCGGAGGGGCCCGTCTCGTCGGGGTTGGTGCAGATGAACCGCGCTCCGGCGTTGATCAGCCGGATCGCCTTGGTGAGAGCCTCGAAGCTGTACGTCCGGGTCTCACCGAGCACCACGTAGTCGGGGTCGTGGTCGGTCAGGACATAGCCGATGTCGTGCAGGGAGGTGGTCAGACCCGCCTCACCGATGACGTACGCCGTGCCGCCCGGACGCTGGTCGTCCAGGAACTGCGCGGTGGCCAGTGCCGAGGTCCAGATGTTCTCCACGGGCACGTCCAGCCCCATCCGGGCGAGCCGTGCGTGCAGATCGCGCGCGGTGTAGATGGAATTGTTGGTCAGCACCAGGAACGGCTTCCCGGTCTCCCGCAGCCTCTTGATGAAGGCGTCGGCGCCGGGGATCGGCACGCCCTCGTGGATCAGAACACCGTCCATGTCGGTGAGCCAGGATTCGATCGGCTTGCGCTCTGCCATCAGACGGGCTCCTGCCGTACGCAGCTGTGCTGGGGACGCCGGGGGCACGACTCTGTGCCGCCCCGGCGCCACCAGCCTAATCAGGAAGCGGTGACCTTGACCCCGTCGATCACCCAGTACCAGTGGTTGGAGCCCGTGTAGCGGAAGCGGAAGCTGACGCTGGAGGCCCCGGACGGGACGTTCACGGTGAGCAACTGGGGCTGGGAGATCACGTCGGAGGTGTAGCGCTTGACGAGAACTGGGGCGCCGCCGTTGAAGGAGGCGAACACCTCGGCGCTCTGGCTGCCCTCCTGGCGGTAGAAGGTGGTGAAGTCGAGCTGCGCCTTCGTCCGGCCGCCGACGCCGTACGCCGGGGTGACCAGCGTCGAGTCGTACGTACCGGAGAAGGCCCTGTCGGACCACTCGTCGGAGTCGGCGACCGCGAAGACGCCCCGCGAACGGATGTTGAGCTCACGGGACTGGTCGCGCTGGGTACGGCTCCAGAACTCGTCGGTGGCGAACGCCCAGCCGCGCCACTCGGTCACACCGCCGGTGCCCATGGCGTTGTTGATCACGGACCAGCCGCTGGGCGCGGTGTGGGTGAAGCCGAGGACCCCGGCCGGGATGCCGGTCTCGTCGACCCGCCCGCGGAGGGAGGACTGCAGGCTGTCGAAGGGGTCGGTGGAGCGCTGCTGGATCGGCTTGCCGTCCAGGCCCCAGGCGGGGTCGACGGCGACGCCGAGCTGCTGGAAGGCAGTGGCGGCGACATCAACGAGCCGGGTGTCGGCGGGCCGGGCGCCGGCGGCGATGCCGGGGCCCTGCGCGAGGACGAACGTACGCCGCTCCTCGATGGAGCTGCCGCCGTGGCCGCCCGCGTCGGCGTGCCCGTGGTCCGTGCTGACGATGACGGTCCAGCGCTCGGAGGCGTAGGAGGGCCGGGCCTTGATGGCGGCCAGGAAGCGTCCGACGTATCCGTCCTGGACGGCGATGGCGTCGAGGTACTTCTGGCCGGTGCCGGAGTGGTGGGCGACGGCGTCGGTGTTGCCGAGATAGACGAAGAGCACGTCCGGGTTCTGGGAGCGCAGGATCGACTCGGTCTCGTTCGCGATGGTCGCGTCATGGCCCGGGTAGCCGTCGCGGTCGCCGTCGAGGACGAGCTTGGCGTCGGCGCCGGTGACGGTGCCGTGGTCGTCGAGCGCCTTCCAGTCGACGGCGGCGTACATCGACAGGTCGGGCCGCACCTGGGCGAGACGGGCCAGGAAGCCGGGGTACTTGCCGTAGTTCTTGCCAGCGAAGGAGTTGTCCCTGACGCCGTGCTTGTCGGGCCAGACGCCGGTGGCGATGGTCGACCAGCCGGGACCCGAGGAGGTGGCGGCCATCGGGGGCGTGTACAGCAGGGAGAGTCCGTATGTCCCGTTCGTCATCAGCGACTTGAGATGCGGAGCGCTTGCCGCGTCGATTCTGTCGTGGCGCAGGCCGTCCATTCCGACGACCAGGACCTTGTCCTTGCTGGTGCCGTTGGGCAGGGTGGGGGCGGCCTGGGCGGGGGCCGCGAGGGCGCCGGTCGCGGTGACCGCGGCTGTCGCTGCGCCGGCGGCGAGCACGGTGCGTCGGGATATGCCGTTGATCGGCACGGGTTCCTCCGTCGGAGATCGGTGGAGTGTCGGCCTACGGCCAACTCCCCTGATTTTTCAGGGGAGTTGGTCCATACCCGTTATCCTTCCGCGACAGATCTCCGCGCAACAGGCTGCGGCAGTGAACTCTCAGCTGCCAGTCGCGGACTTCCACGCGTCGACGTACGACGGGAGGTTCTTGTCAATGTCCTGCCAGTCCGGCTCGAAGACGTCGACGCCGTCGATGAGCTTGGTGAGCTCGATGGCGTTCGCATCGGTGGCCTTGACGTCACTGCGGGCCGAGAATCCGCCGCCGACCGCGCTGACCTGCTTCTGTGCCTTCTCGCTGAGCAGGTAGTCGAGCAGCTTCCTGCCGTTCTCGGTGTGCGGGGCCTTGGTGACGAGCCCGGCGGCGTACGGCAGCGCAAAGGTGGTGGGCCTGCCACCGTCCTTCGCCGGGAACCAGATACCCAGGTTCGGCATGGACCGGGACTGCGCGAAGTTCATCTGTACGTCACCGTTGGCGACCAGGATCTCGCCCTTGTCGACCTTGGGCGCGAGCTTGGAGGTGGAGGAGGACGGGCCGACGTTGTTGTCCTGGAGCTTCTTCAGATACTCCATCGCCGGCTCCTTGCCGCCGAAGTCGTGCATGGCCTTGATGACGACGGCGGTGCCGTCGCCCGCGACGCCGGGCGTGGAGTACTGGAGCTTGTCCTTGTACCTGGAGTCGAGGAGCTCTTCCCAGGTGGTGGGAGCCTCCGTGAGCTCCTTCTTGTTGTAGATGAAGCCGAAGTAGTTGTTGACGACGGAAGTCCATTTGCCGTCGGTGGACTTGTCGCCACCGTTGACCTTGTCGGCGCCCTTGGGGACGTACGCCTGGAGCAGGCCCTTGGAGTCGGCCTGCTGGATGAAGGGCGGCAGGGTGACGAGGACATCGGCCTGGGTGTTGGCCTTCTCGCGGGCGGCGCGCTGCACCATCTCGCCGGAGCCGCCCTCCACGTACTTCACCTTGATGCCGGTCTCCTTCTCGAAGTCCTTGAACACCTGGTCGTACCAGCCGTCGCCCTTCTCGCCCTTGAGGCCGTCGGCGCTGTAGACGGTGACGACGTTCTCGTCGGAGGCGGCGGAGGAGCCGCCGCAGGCGGTGAGGGAGGCGGTGAGGGCGAGACTGCCGGTGACGGCGGCGATCGGCTTGAGGTGGCTTCGCATGACGTTGTGTATCTCCTAGCGGAACGAGGCTCTGGTACGGATACGGGAGACGGCGAGGAGCACGAGCAGCGTCGTGCCCATCAGGACGACCGCGACGGCCGACCCGGTGAAGAGGGACCCGCGGTCGGTGGCGGTGAAGATCTGCACCGGCAGCGGCATCCAGTCCGGCGGGTAGAGCATCATCGTGGCGCTCAACTCGCCCATGGACAGGGCGAAGCAGAGCCCTGCCGCCGCGTTGAGGGACGGCAGCAGAAGCGGGAGCTTCACTCGGAGCAGTACGTACGAGGGTCGGGCGCCGAGGCTCGCCGCCGCCTGCTCGTACATCGGGTCGAGGCGCATGATGGCCGCCGCGACCGACTGGTGGGCGAACGCCGTGACAAGAACGGTGTGCGCGAGGATCACGATCCAGCGCGTGCCGTTGAGCAGCATCGGCGGCTGGGAGAACGCGACCAGGATGGCGAGGCCGACGACGACGGAGGGGACGGCGACCGGCAGCATGAACAGCGCGTCGACGGCGCGGCGCCCGCGCCGGGTGAGGGCGGAGGCCGCGAGCGCCGCCCAGCTGCCGACGGTGAGCGCGAGCAGGCTGGCGGTGACGGCGGTGACCAGGCTGGTGGTCAGGGCCTGGAGGGACTCTCCGCGTACGGCCGCGCCGTAGTGCTCGGTGGTCGGCCCGGAGGGGAACGCGCCGGACCAGTTCGTCGAGAAGGACGCGGCGACGATGACGAGGAGCGGCACCGCGAACAGCGGCAGGAAGAGGGCGAAGAAGAGGGCCCAGGTGGCCCAGCGGCCCTTCTTGCTATGCACCAGCACGACGGCTCACCACCCGGTAGAGGCTGTAAAGGCCGACGGAGATCGCGATGTTGACGACCGCGACGACGCAGGCGGCAGGGTAGTCGGACTCGAGGATCGCCTTGCTGTAGACGAGCATCGGCAGGGTCGTGACGCCCTTCGCCCCGGTGAACAGGACGATGCCGAACTCGTTGAGGCACATGACGAGCACCAGACTCCCGCCGGCCGCGAGGGCGGGCAGTGCCTCGGGCAGAATCACCCGCCGCACGATCCGCGCGGGCCTGGCCCCGAGCGAGGAGGCGACCTCCAGCTGCGCGGTGTCCAGCTGTGAGAAGGCGGCGAGCAGCGGGCGCATCACGAAGGGCGTGAAGTAGGTGATCTCCGCGAGGAGTACGCCCCAGGGGGTGGTGAGGAAGTGGAAGGGGCCTTCGGCCGCGCCGGTGAGGTCGCTCCAGAGGCCGTTGGCCATGCCGACGGTGCCGTAGAGGAAGAGCAGCGCGAGCGTGATGAGGAAGGAGGGAAAGGAGAGGAAGACGTCGATGAACTTCGAGACCGCTCTGCCGCCGGGGAACGGTACGAAGGCGATGATCAGGGCGAGGGCGAAGCCGAGTACGAGACACCCGACGGTCGCCCCGACCGCGAGCCAGACGGTGGTGACGAGGGCGTCCCGGAAGGCGGTGGACGCAAAGACGTCGGCGTACGCACCGGGTGCGAGGGACTCCTGCACGACGAGCCCGAGGGGATAGAGGAAGACGACCCCGAGCACGGCGACGGGTGGCAGGGCCCAGACGAAGCGGGGTACGCGGCGACGGGGCTTCCCGCGCGCGGGGGTGTGAGGGCCGCGCCCGGCACGGGGCGATGCGCCGTCCGGCCGACCCGCGGCGCGATCGGTGTGAGGGCCGCGCCCGGCACGGGGCGATGCGCCCTCCGGCAGGCCCGCGGCGCGATCGGCGGGCACGCCCGCGTGCCGGTCTCCGGCTTGCCGCACCCCGCCGGGCATGGGACGCCCGCCGCGCTGCCCGTCGGCCTCCGGCCGGCCCGGCCCGTCCGCGGCGCCCGCAGACACCGACAGCGGACTGCCCACCACCGGTGACCGCACGGCCGACCCGTCACCCGCGGACATTCCAACCTCCGGCCGGTCCCGCCCGTCTGCGACGCTCGCGGACGCCGACAGCGACGGCGACGGCGCGGGACCCACCACCGCAGGACCCGCACCCGACCCGCCCTGCGCACACGTCGTGCCGGTGGGAACCCCCGCCCCGGAGGCCGGGCGCAGCCCACCGCGGTCCGCGGGCGACGGCGTCGCGCTAGCCATCGGACACCCCCGGCCCCGAAACCGCACCGGCCCCCGGACCCGGACCCGGGCCCGCACCCGCGGGAAGCAGCACCGCGTCCTCCGGCGCGAAGTGCAGCGTCACCTCGTCGCCCAGCGACGGAGTCTCCCGCAGCTCCCGCAGGTCCGCCTTGAGGCGGTGGCCCGCCACGTCGACGTACAGCCGGTGGGTGGACCCCCGCCACTGGACCTCGGCGAGCGTGCCGCGCAGGGCGTTGGGCCCTTCGCCGAGTCCGACCAGGTGCGGGCGTATGCACAGGGTCGCCGTCGCCCCGGCCGAGGCCTCGCCGACAGTCACCCCGAGGTCCGTCCCGGCGAAGGACACCGACCCGGCGCCCACCGTGACCGGCAGCAGATTCGCGTTCCCCACGAACGACGCCGTGAACTCCGTACGCGGCCGCCGGTACAGCTCCTGCGGTGTCCCGCAGTCCCGCAGCCGCGCCCTGTCCATGACCGCGATCCGGTCCGCGAGTGTGAGCGCCTCGACCTGGTCGTGCGTGACATACAGGATCGAGACGTCCGGCAACTCCCGGTGCAGCCGCGCCAGTTCCGCCAGCATCCCGGAGCGCAGCTGCGCATCCAGCGCGGAGAGCGGCTCGTCCAGCAGCAGCACCCCCGGGCGGATCGCCAGCGCCCGCGCGATGGCGACCCGCTGCTGCTGCCCTCCGGACAGTTCGCGCGGATAGCGCTTCGCGTACGCCGCCATGCCCGTCAGCTCGAGCGCCTCGGCGACCCGGCCGGTTATCTCGCCCTTGGGCGCCTTCTGCGCCTTGAGGCCGAAGGCGACGTTGTCCTTGACGCGCATGTGCGGGAAGAGGGCGTACTGCTGCACGACCATGCCGATGCCGCGCCGGTGCGGAGGCAGCCCGGTGACGTCCCGCTCGCCGATGAACACCCGCCCGGCAACGGGCTGCACAAAGCCGGCGACGGCACGCAGCGCGGTGGTCTTCCCCGACCCCGAGGGCCCCAGCAGCGCCATGACTTCGCCCGGTTCGACGGTGAGGTCGAGCGAGTCGAGCGCTGTGGTCCCGCCGCGCCCCCCCGTACGAGACCGAGACGTTCTCGAAGCGGATGCCGCCGGTCATCGGGCCGCCCCGGCGAGGAGCCCGGGCAACTCGGCGACCGAGGCGAGGATGTCACTCGCCCCCGCCCGCCGCAGCGCGGCCTCGTCGTGGGCGCCGGTGAGCACCCCGGCGACGATGCCCGCTCCGGAACGTACGCCGCTGAGCATGTCGTACGACGTGTCGCCCGCGACCGCGATGTCCCGGACGCCGTCCACCGCCCCCGTACGCAGGAAGGCGGCGAGGACCATGTCGGGGTAGGGCCGCCCGCGACCGCCCGCGTCGGCCGGACACAGGGTCAGACCGACCAGGTCCTGCCAGCCCAGGGCCCTCAGGATCGCGTCCTGTGTGGTGCGGGCGAAGCCGGTGGTCAGCACGACGGTCCGGCCCTGGTCCGCCAGCTCCTCGATGGCCTCGCGGGCGCCGGGAACCGGGGCGATGCGTCCGCCGTCGACCAGCTCCCCGTACGCCTCCTCGAACGCGATGTTCGCGGCCCGGGCACGGCCCTCGTCCCCGAACAGATGCCGGAAGACGGAGATCTTCGACTCGCCCATGGTGGCGCGGACGTGGTCGAGCATGCCGGGCATCGACTCCGGCTCGGCGCCCAGCCGTTCCGCGGCCGTGGCGAAGGCCTGCTCGACCAGTCCCCCGTCGGCGACGGTCGTACCGGCCATGTCCAGTACGACGAGGTTGCTGCGGTTCGTCGTCGTCATTGCTGTCACCAGCCCAGTTCGTTCGCGGTCGTCTCGGCAATGGCGGGCGAGCAGGTCATGCCGCGCCCGCCCGGCCCGGTCACCAGCCACACCCCGTCGCGCACCTGCTGCCGGTGCACCACGCGGCTCGTGTCGGTGCACTGCGCGTACACCCCGGCCCAGCGGCGGCGGATCCTCGGCAGCGGCCTGCCGAGGAAGGACTCGACGACCTCGATGAGGTGCTCGTACGGGTCCTCGAGGGTGTCGAAGGCGAAGGGGTGCTCGTACTCGTGGGTGTCGCCGATGGTCAGTCCGCCGTCGAGCCGCTGCACCATCAGCAGCTGCATCTTGTGCGCGGCGGCGGTCGGCGTCTGGGCCTGCCCGGCGCTCAGGGCGTCCAGCGCCTCGCTCGCGTACGCCGGGTAGTAGCGGAAGCTGTCGGCGTCGGCGACGGAGGTGGTGAGCGGCTCGCCGAGCGGGTCGGTCTGCATCATCTGGAGGCGGACGCGGCGTACGGGCAGGTCGGGGGCGAGCTCGCGTACGAGACCGGAGAGCGACGCGCCCGTACAGAGGACGACGGCGTCGCCGGTGTGCACCTCGCCGTGGTCGTCGCGGACGGATCCTTCACCGATGACGTCGCGGACCTCGCGGCCGCCGAGGTAGGTGTACCGGCCGGAGGCCAGCAGGGCCTGTTTCAGGGCGAGTTGGGCGGGCCGCGGCTCGACGGCGGCGTCGCGCTCGCACCACAGCGCCCCCTCGAACTTCCCGCGCAGGGCGGGGTTGATCCGGCGGGCCTCGCCCGCGGTGACCAGCTGGTAGCCGCGGGCCGCCGCGTCGGGGCGGGCCACGGCCGCCTCGGCGACGGCGAGCTCGAGGTCGTTACGTACGGGGGTGAGCGAGCCGATCGCCCGGAAGCCGAGTCCGGGCACCCGCTCCCCGATGGACTCCCACAGCTCGCGGGCGCGCAGTGCGGTCTCCAGCTCCTCTCCTCCGGCGCGGCCGCTGACCCATATCTGGCCGAAGTTGCGCAGGCTGGCGCCCCGGGCCTCGGTCTCGCGCTCGATGTGTACGACCTCGTGGCCGCGTTCCACTGCGTGCCAGGCGTGCATGGTTCCCACCACGCCGGCTCCTACGACGATGACTCTCACGGCGGCAACGCTCGTGGGGGGCGGTGACCCGGACGGATCCGGACGGCAACGGGAGGGTGAACGGGCACCCAAGGTTGGACCAGACCCGTTATCTTCTCGTTATCTTCTTGCTCTGTCCGGCTTCGCTGTACGCCAGGGACTCAGCCCCCGGCTCGGCCCCTCACGCCCCGGCGCCCAGATGCGTCGTGAAGCTGAAGCGGTCGCCGCGGTAGAGGGTGCGCACCCGCTCCAGCGGCTTGCCTGCCGTGTCCCGCGAGACACGGTGGATCAGCAGCATCGGCAGGGCCGGCGGCGCGCCGATCAGCAGCGCCTCACGCGGCGTCGCGAGTACCGTCTCGATCCGCTCGTCCGCGTCGCCGAAGGAGATTCCGAGGCGCTCACGCAGATAGGAGTAGAAGGACGAGTCGGGGTCGAAGTCGGCGTCCAGGTCCGGCACTCGGGCGACGGCGACGTACGTACTCTCCAGGCCGACCCGCTCGTCGTCCGCGAGCAGCACCCGCTCCATGTGCCAGACGGGGTCGCCGCGCTCCGTCCCGATCTCGGCGGCCAGCGCGGCCGAGCAGGGGAACCGGTCGAGCGTGATCAGGCTGCGGCCCGGCCTGCGCCCCTGGCGGCGTACGCCTTCGGTGTAGCTGGCGAGCGAGAGGGGCTGCTCCAGTTTGGGGCCGGCGACGACCGTGCCGCGGCCCTGGCGGCGGAGCCGGCCCTCCAGCAGGAGTTCACGCAGCGCCTGGCGCACGGTCTCGCGCGAGACTTCGTACCGTACGGCGAGATCGCGCTCGGTCGGCAGCAGTCCCCCCTCGCCCAACTCCTCTGTCAGGAGCGAGATATGGGCCTTGACGGCGTAGTACTTGGGGATGCGTCCATGCTCCGGGATGCCGGAGCGGACAGGGGCGCCGGGCGCCTGGTCGTTCGGGTAGTCCACCAAGGGATGCTCGCAGACGGATATGAACGTTCGGCGTCGCCCACGAGCGTTCGGACGAGGTGAGGTGCGTTGAGCGCGGGCGCCGCCGGGCCTTCGTGTTCGCCCCGCACCCCCGCCCCCTGGGGTGGCGCGCATCCCCGGAGCCTCAGCTCCGACCGTGCGGACTCCGCGTGCCGGGCCCACGAGCCCACGCCTGTGGAGTGACCTGCCTCACAGGCTGTCACAACAATCGATCACGCGGTGTCTTGAGGTCGAGCCCCTGGAACCGAAGGAGACACCATGACCGAGAACACCGATGTGGTCGTGATCGGCGGCGGATACGCCGGCGTCATGGCGGCCAATCGTCTGACGCAGCGCGGCGACGTGACAGTGACGCTGATCAACCCGCGCCCGACCTTCGTCGAGCGGATCCGCCTGCACCAATTGGTGGGTGGGTCCCACGACGCGGTCGTCGCCTACCGCAAAGTCCTGGGCAAGGGCATCCGGCTGGTGGTCGACACCGTGGCACGGATCGACGCGACCGAGCGCAGCGTGACGTTGGCGACCGGCGGCACGGTCGGCTACGACTACCTGATCTACGCAGTGGGCAGTGGCAGCGCCGACCCGCGCGTGCCCGGAGCGGCCGAGTTCGCCTACCCGATTGCCACTCTGGAGGAGGCGCAGCGGCTGCGGCCGGTCGTCGACGCCGCACCTGCAACAGCCGCGGTGACGGTTGTCGGAGCCGGTCCGACCGGCATCGAGACCGCCGCCGAGCTGGCGGAGGAGGGCCGCACCGTGACCCTGGTCTGCGGCGAGGTGCTCGGCCCGTATCTGCATCCCCGGGGTCGACGCTCGGTTGCCCAGCGGCTGGCCGCACTCGGTGTGACCGTGCTCGAAGGCCCCGACGCGAAGGTGACGGCTGTGACTCGCGACAGCGTGCAGCTCAGTGGCGGCCGCAAGCTGCCGAGCAAGGTGACCATCTGGACCGCCGGATTCGGCGTGCCGGACCTGGCCGCGCGCAGCGGGCTGAGCACCGACGCCTTGGGCCGCCTGCTCACGGACGAGACGCTGACGAGCGTGGACGACGAA
This region includes:
- a CDS encoding NAD(P)/FAD-dependent oxidoreductase; translation: MTENTDVVVIGGGYAGVMAANRLTQRGDVTVTLINPRPTFVERIRLHQLVGGSHDAVVAYRKVLGKGIRLVVDTVARIDATERSVTLATGGTVGYDYLIYAVGSGSADPRVPGAAEFAYPIATLEEAQRLRPVVDAAPATAAVTVVGAGPTGIETAAELAEEGRTVTLVCGEVLGPYLHPRGRRSVAQRLAALGVTVLEGPDAKVTAVTRDSVQLSGGRKLPSKVTIWTAGFGVPDLAARSGLSTDALGRLLTDETLTSVDDERIVAAGDSAAPSDLPFRMSCQAAVQLGPQAAETVLSRIAGEQPAPIEVGFVSQCISLGRRSGILQFAGKDDTAKRYYLGGRPSAKLKEFICKATVWQLAYEARKPGARTWWTKDDKRRQLLQAKRGEAPATAEQAA